The following are encoded together in the Drosophila sechellia strain sech25 chromosome 3R, ASM438219v1, whole genome shotgun sequence genome:
- the LOC6614312 gene encoding antennal-specific protein OS-C isoform X1 produces MGFHMGRQLLLSGFLLVMLQMVTQTQARPQDVITVAGEETEVVIKQEGDGDGDDDDSSSEETVEDSEESRRRRREVNTDNTPSARAVIPGLPDPATIIKIAELFQSVGEQVVPILLEAILPSVDEAGDRFARSLQFLKNLTPASELFGVEKNE; encoded by the exons ATGGGTTTTCACATGGGACGACAGCTGCTACTCTCCGGATTCCTGCTGGTGATGCTTCAGATGGTGACCCAAACACAGGCCAGGCCACAG GATGTGATCACAGTTGCCGGCGAGGAGACGGAGGTGGTGATCAAACAGGAgggcgatggcgatggagaCGACGATGACTCCTCCTCCGAGGAAACAGTCGAGGATTCCGAGGAAAGCAGGCGCAGGCGACGCGAGGTGAATACGGACAACACGCCATCGGCTCGAGCGGTCATTCCAGGTTTGCCAGATCCGGCCACCATAATCAAGATCGCTGAGCTTTTTCAATCCGTAGGCGAGCAAGTAGTCCCCATTCTCTTGGAGGCCATTCTTCCCAGCGTGGATGAAGCGGGCGATCGCTTCGCAAGATCTCTGCAATTTCTGAAAAACTTGACCCCTGCCTCCGAATTGTTTGGCGTCGAGAAGAACGAATAG
- the LOC6614312 gene encoding antennal-specific protein OS-C isoform X3: MGFHMGRQLLLSGFLLVMLQMVTQTQARPQDVITVAGEETEVVIKQEGDGDGDDDDSSSEETVEDSEESRRRRREVNTDNTPSARAVIPVPILLEAILPSVDEAGDRFARSLQFLKNLTPASELFGVEKNE; the protein is encoded by the exons ATGGGTTTTCACATGGGACGACAGCTGCTACTCTCCGGATTCCTGCTGGTGATGCTTCAGATGGTGACCCAAACACAGGCCAGGCCACAG GATGTGATCACAGTTGCCGGCGAGGAGACGGAGGTGGTGATCAAACAGGAgggcgatggcgatggagaCGACGATGACTCCTCCTCCGAGGAAACAGTCGAGGATTCCGAGGAAAGCAGGCGCAGGCGACGCGAGGTGAATACGGACAACACGCCATCGGCTCGAGCGGTCATTCCAG TCCCCATTCTCTTGGAGGCCATTCTTCCCAGCGTGGATGAAGCGGGCGATCGCTTCGCAAGATCTCTGCAATTTCTGAAAAACTTGACCCCTGCCTCCGAATTGTTTGGCGTCGAGAAGAACGAATAG
- the LOC6614312 gene encoding antennal-specific protein OS-C isoform X2, protein MGFHMGRQLLLSGFLLVMLQMVTQTQARPQDVITVAGEETEVVIKQEGDGDGDDDDSSSEETVEDSEESRRRRREVNTDNTPSARAVIPGEQVVPILLEAILPSVDEAGDRFARSLQFLKNLTPASELFGVEKNE, encoded by the exons ATGGGTTTTCACATGGGACGACAGCTGCTACTCTCCGGATTCCTGCTGGTGATGCTTCAGATGGTGACCCAAACACAGGCCAGGCCACAG GATGTGATCACAGTTGCCGGCGAGGAGACGGAGGTGGTGATCAAACAGGAgggcgatggcgatggagaCGACGATGACTCCTCCTCCGAGGAAACAGTCGAGGATTCCGAGGAAAGCAGGCGCAGGCGACGCGAGGTGAATACGGACAACACGCCATCGGCTCGAGCGGTCATTCCAG GCGAGCAAGTAGTCCCCATTCTCTTGGAGGCCATTCTTCCCAGCGTGGATGAAGCGGGCGATCGCTTCGCAAGATCTCTGCAATTTCTGAAAAACTTGACCCCTGCCTCCGAATTGTTTGGCGTCGAGAAGAACGAATAG